One window from the genome of Indicator indicator isolate 239-I01 chromosome 6, UM_Iind_1.1, whole genome shotgun sequence encodes:
- the NHLRC1 gene encoding E3 ubiquitin-protein ligase NHLRC1 — translation MLEREGGSEGRTGAARGAERCCPAGSAVAPHLAHRGRLNHLSSPRLILPPPSRLSRLCTAGMASEDEAELSLLECRVCFERYGPGGQRRPRNLPCGHVLCQGCVWALGGPESRRLECPFCRRACGSSETSDCLPLLQLLEVLGPECSSVSLALGRRAGRAAGPAAAGLGLRLTLGGWGSLVNPTGVAACQRSGRLAVAHDGKKRIHVLSPSGSCLQRFGERGDAGNDIKYPLDVTITSDGHVVVTDGGDHSVKAFDFEGRGVLAVREGFSLPWGLDATPESEVILTDSEAGALYRLTADFKKGKLKKCQMIRSQLISPRGVAVSQTSGAVVVIEHLKAQGLNNSSTRVKIFSADMDLIGQMDNFGLSLVFPSKIYATAVTFDKEGHIIVTDVCSQAIICLGKPEEFPIFNPLISHGLSYPMGLTYMANNSLIVLDSGDHSIKIYSST, via the exons ATGCTGGAAAG GGAGGGCGGTTCAGAAGGGCGGACTGGCGCGGCGCGCGGGGCGGAGCGGTGCTGCCCCGCGGGCAGCGCCGTTGCTCCTCATCTCGCTCACAGAGGGCGCCTTAACCACCTCAGCTCGCCTCGCCTCATCCTTCCGCCGCCGTCTCGCCTCAGCCGCCTCTGCACGGCGGGTATGGCATCGGAGGACGAGGCGGAGCTGAGCCTGTTGGAATGTCGGGTGTGCTTCGAGCGGTACGGCCCCGGTGGGCAGCGGAGGCCGCGGAACCTGCCCTGCGGGCAtgtcctgtgccagggctgcgTGTGGGCTCTGGGAGGCCCCGAGAGCCGGCGGCTGGAGTGCCCCTTCTGCCGGCGGGCCTGCGGCTCCTCCGAGACCAGCGACTGCCTGCCgctgctgcagctgttggaGGTCCTGGGCCCCGAGTGCAGCAGCGTCTCCTTGGCCTTGGGGAGGAGAGCTGGAAGGGCGGCCGGGCCGGCTGCCGCGGGCCTCGGGCTGCGGCTGACACTGGGAGGCTGGGGGTCGCTTGTCAACCCCACGGGGGTGGCGGCCTGCCAGAGGTCGGGGCGCCTGGCAGTGGCACACGATGGCAAGAAGAGGATCCACGTCCTAAGCCCGAGCGGATCCTGTCTGCAGCGGTTTGGGGAGCGGGGGGATGCGGGCAACGATATCAAGTACCCGCTCGATGTGACGATCACGTCGGACGGGCATGTGGTGGTCACCGATGGTGGGGACCACTCTGTGAAGGCTTTTGATTTTGAGGGAAGGGGGGTCCTGGCTGTCCGGGAAGGTTTCTCGTTGCCCTGGGGTTTGGATGCCACCCCTGAGAGCGAAGTAATCCTGACCGACTCGGAGGCAGGGGCTCTCTACCGCTTGACGGCTGACTTCAAGAAGGGGAAATTAAAGAAGTGTCAGATGATCCGATCTCAGCTGATCAGTCCAAGAGGGGTTGCAGTCTCCCAGACCTCAGGTGCTGTGGTGGTAATAGAGCACCTGAAAGCTCAAGGACTGAACAACAGCAGCACCCGAGTGAAGATATTCAGTGCAGACATGGATCTCATTGGCCAAATGGATAACTTTGGTCTGAGCCTTGTTTTCCCCTCCAAAATATATGCTACAGCAGTGACATTTGACAAAGAGGGTCATATTATAGTAACAGATGTCTGTAGCCAGGCCATAATATGCTTAGGGAAACCTGAGGAGTTTCCCATCTTTAACCCTCTAATTAGCCATGGGCTTTCTTATCCCATGGGACTGACTTACATGGCAAACAATTCCCTCATCGTTTTAGACAGTGGGGATCATTCAATAAAAATATATAGCTCCACCTGA